One window of the Buchnera aphidicola (Meitanaphis elongallis) genome contains the following:
- the thrB gene encoding homoserine kinase: MIKIYSPASIGNVGVGFDVLGAAIAPIDGSFLGDVVTITPSKTFSLINKGTFSHQLPKNVDNNIVWKCWTYFCSLLKKNLPITIVLEKNMPIGSGLGSSACSVVASITAMNTYFNHPIKKTELLLLMGKLEGQISGSIHYDNVAPCFLGGLQLIINKNNIICQKLPIFENWLWIIAWPGIKITTADARTMLPLKYSKDICIKHSRYLAGFIHSLYTKQPILASQLMNDVIAEPYRIKLLPNFLKTKKEIKKIGAIGCGISGSGPTIFAISDNLKIAKNIQKWLNKNYLQTNKGFVHICKLDTIGTRQIG, encoded by the coding sequence ATGATAAAAATTTATTCTCCTGCGTCAATTGGAAATGTAGGCGTTGGATTTGACGTATTAGGTGCTGCAATTGCACCGATAGATGGATCATTTTTAGGAGATGTCGTTACAATCACTCCTTCAAAAACATTTAGTTTAATAAACAAAGGCACTTTCTCACACCAATTACCAAAAAATGTTGATAATAATATAGTTTGGAAGTGTTGGACTTACTTTTGTTCCCTTCTTAAAAAAAATCTTCCAATTACTATTGTTCTCGAAAAAAATATGCCAATTGGATCAGGATTAGGATCTAGCGCTTGCTCCGTAGTTGCTTCTATCACTGCTATGAATACATATTTCAACCATCCAATAAAAAAAACAGAATTATTACTTCTAATGGGAAAACTAGAAGGTCAAATATCTGGTAGTATACACTATGACAACGTTGCACCATGTTTTTTAGGTGGATTACAATTAATAATCAATAAAAACAACATCATATGTCAAAAATTACCTATTTTTGAAAATTGGTTATGGATTATCGCTTGGCCTGGAATAAAAATAACAACAGCAGACGCTAGAACCATGTTACCTTTAAAATATAGTAAAGACATTTGTATTAAACATAGTAGGTACCTAGCTGGATTTATTCATTCTTTATATACAAAACAACCTATATTAGCTTCACAACTTATGAACGATGTTATTGCTGAACCATATCGAATTAAACTATTACCTAATTTCTTAAAAACCAAAAAAGAAATAAAAAAAATAGGAGCTATAGGATGTGGGATATCAGGATCTGGACCAACAATTTTTGCTATTTCAGATAATTTAAAAATTGCAAAGAACATACAAAAATGGCTCAATAAAAATTATCTTCAAACCAATAAAGGATTTGTTCACATTTGTAAACTAGATACTATAGGAACCCGTCAAATAGGATAA
- the thrA gene encoding bifunctional aspartate kinase/homoserine dehydrogenase I → MKILKFGGTSLSNATKFLSVAKIIKRNFKKEQIAVVLSAPEKVTNFLVNTIEKAINKKNVLSDITVIKNIFSKITFNINKKQNNFSYNTVTEIINNKFSKLKRIFDGINLLNQCPDNIRAKIICYGELLSVAIMENILKSTFQKITIINPVKSLVAIGNYLDSTIDIYASTKKINSLHIPSDHIILMAGFIAGNKEKNLVTLGRNGSDYSAAILSICLKGTICEIWTDVDGIYTCDPKTVHNAKLLKFLSYQEAIEFSYFGAKVLHPKTISPLKKFQIPCLIKNTDNPCSEGTIICKNSDNTTIPIKGITYLNDIVMFYISGSEISNMLAVASRILSAMSLNGIEIILITQSSPQNNINFCIPQSCMKQARNILKNEFQLELKNKLLNPIKIIKKLAILSIIGSKIKTQQNTFSKIFLALSKTNIDIFAIIQGSSENSISIVINNDFTVSSIQTIHHILFTKFRTIELFLIGIGGVGATLLNQIKTQQNWLKSKNIDLKVCGIANSKIFLKNMQGIDLNDWNKKFSMSTNSCNVNDIINLSKNNTLINPVVVDCTSDQNIAYQYLLWLTNGFNVVTSNKKANASSLKYYQDIRSAASHSKKQFLYETNVGAGLPIIDNLKNLLHAGDKLIHFRGILSGSLSFIFGKLEENISLSEATKQAQELGLTEPNPKDDLSGIDVARKLLILAREVGIKLELKDVKIESILPNEFNYLSNTNDFMMQLKKLDQMFSNRMKNAQKLKKTLRFIGIITKKGQCQVKLDEIDKNDPLYEIKNGENALAFYSKYYHPIPLVLRGYGAGNSVTAAGVFSDILRTLL, encoded by the coding sequence ATGAAAATACTCAAGTTTGGTGGAACTTCACTTTCCAATGCAACGAAATTTTTATCTGTAGCTAAAATTATTAAAAGAAACTTTAAAAAAGAACAAATAGCGGTTGTACTTTCTGCACCAGAAAAAGTTACTAATTTTTTGGTCAATACCATTGAAAAAGCAATCAATAAAAAAAATGTATTATCTGATATAACTGTAATAAAAAACATTTTTTCTAAAATAACTTTTAATATAAATAAAAAACAAAACAATTTCTCATATAATACAGTTACAGAAATTATAAATAACAAATTTTCAAAATTAAAACGTATTTTTGATGGAATAAATTTATTGAACCAATGTCCAGATAACATTCGTGCTAAAATAATATGTTATGGAGAACTACTATCTGTAGCTATTATGGAAAATATTTTAAAATCTACATTCCAAAAAATTACCATTATTAATCCCGTAAAAAGTCTAGTTGCAATAGGAAATTATTTAGACTCTACTATTGACATTTACGCGTCTACAAAAAAAATTAATTCACTACATATACCTAGTGATCATATTATATTAATGGCGGGATTTATTGCTGGAAACAAAGAAAAAAATCTAGTAACCTTAGGAAGAAATGGATCCGATTATTCCGCAGCTATCTTATCTATTTGTTTAAAAGGAACTATTTGTGAAATTTGGACAGACGTAGATGGAATATATACATGCGATCCAAAAACTGTACACAACGCTAAACTATTAAAATTCCTTTCATATCAAGAAGCTATAGAATTTTCTTATTTCGGAGCAAAGGTACTACATCCAAAAACTATTTCTCCACTTAAAAAATTTCAAATTCCATGCTTAATCAAAAACACTGACAATCCATGTTCTGAAGGTACCATAATATGCAAAAACTCTGATAATACTACAATTCCTATAAAAGGAATTACCTATTTAAATGACATAGTTATGTTTTATATTTCTGGATCAGAAATAAGTAACATGCTTGCAGTAGCATCTCGAATCTTATCTGCAATGTCTTTAAACGGTATCGAGATAATACTAATTACGCAATCTTCTCCACAAAATAATATCAATTTTTGTATACCTCAAAGTTGTATGAAACAAGCTCGCAACATATTAAAAAATGAATTTCAATTAGAATTAAAAAATAAATTGTTAAATCCCATAAAAATAATAAAAAAATTAGCCATTTTATCTATAATAGGATCAAAAATAAAAACTCAACAAAATACTTTTTCAAAAATATTCTTAGCACTATCTAAAACTAATATAGATATATTTGCTATTATACAAGGATCTTCTGAAAATTCCATTTCAATAGTAATAAATAATGATTTCACTGTATCTAGTATACAAACAATACATCATATTTTATTTACAAAATTTAGAACAATCGAATTGTTTTTAATTGGAATTGGTGGTGTAGGTGCAACCTTATTAAATCAGATAAAAACACAACAAAATTGGTTAAAATCAAAAAATATAGATTTAAAAGTTTGTGGAATTGCAAATTCCAAAATATTTCTAAAAAACATGCAAGGAATTGACTTAAATGATTGGAACAAAAAATTTTCTATGTCAACTAATTCATGCAATGTAAATGATATAATAAATCTCTCTAAAAACAATACTCTAATAAATCCAGTTGTCGTTGACTGCACTTCCGATCAAAACATAGCTTATCAATATCTTCTATGGCTTACTAACGGATTCAACGTAGTTACATCTAATAAAAAAGCCAATGCATCAAGCTTAAAATACTATCAAGACATTAGATCAGCTGCCTCACATTCCAAAAAACAATTTTTATATGAAACTAACGTGGGAGCTGGTTTACCTATAATAGACAATCTAAAAAATTTACTTCATGCTGGAGATAAACTAATACATTTTAGAGGGATTTTATCAGGTTCATTATCTTTTATTTTTGGAAAGCTAGAAGAAAACATATCGCTATCTGAAGCAACAAAACAAGCTCAAGAACTCGGACTTACTGAGCCTAATCCAAAAGATGATCTTTCAGGAATAGATGTAGCACGAAAGTTATTAATATTAGCTCGAGAAGTAGGAATAAAATTAGAATTAAAAGACGTTAAAATTGAATCTATATTGCCTAATGAATTTAACTATCTTTCAAACACAAATGATTTTATGATGCAACTTAAAAAATTAGATCAAATGTTTTCTAACCGAATGAAAAATGCACAAAAATTAAAAAAAACTTTAAGATTTATTGGAATTATTACAAAAAAAGGACAATGTCAAGTAAAATTAGATGAAATTGATAAAAACGATCCACTATATGAAATTAAAAATGGAGAGAACGCGTTAGCTTTCTATAGTAAATACTATCATCCCATCCCACTAGTATTAAGAGGATATGGAGCAGGAAACAGCGTGACTGCTGCTGGAGTATTTTCTGATATATTGCGAACATTGTTATAA
- the dksA gene encoding RNA polymerase-binding protein DksA, translating to MQKEKNKKRSSLSILFMAGVQPYENSKNEKYMNMKQINHFKKILLAWAAQLKNNIPQKKLYTQEKATNFPDPIDRAVQEEEFSFELRHRDRERKLIDKIEKTLKKVEENDFGYCDSCGVEIGIRRLEARPTANLCIDCKTLAEIREKQMLG from the coding sequence ATGCAAAAAGAAAAAAATAAAAAAAGATCTTCTCTAAGTATACTGTTTATGGCAGGAGTACAACCTTATGAAAATTCAAAAAATGAAAAATATATGAATATGAAACAGATTAATCATTTTAAAAAAATCCTTCTAGCTTGGGCTGCTCAACTAAAAAACAACATACCTCAAAAAAAATTATACACACAAGAAAAAGCTACAAATTTTCCAGATCCTATAGATCGAGCTGTGCAAGAAGAAGAATTTAGTTTTGAATTACGTCATCGAGATAGAGAAAGAAAATTAATAGATAAAATAGAAAAAACCTTAAAAAAAGTTGAAGAAAATGACTTTGGATATTGTGATTCGTGTGGAGTAGAAATTGGAATACGAAGATTAGAAGCACGACCTACTGCTAATTTATGCATAGATTGCAAAACATTAGCAGAGATTAGAGAAAAACAAATGCTAGGATAA
- the truA gene encoding tRNA pseudouridine(38-40) synthase TruA — protein MNRTVNYVKIALGIEYQGSNYHGWQYQKSALNVQEKLESALSTIADHRINVFCAGRTDSGVHSTGQVVHFYTSSVRSRSSWIFGVNRYLPRDISVLWKKEVPEFFHARHSALSRRYRYIIYNYKYRSSIFSKGLYNFYKKLDISKMNRAAQYLIGEHDFTSFRAINCQSVSSIRKIISLKVFSIHRLVIIDITANAFLYHMVRNIVGCLMEIGVSKRSEHWIKELLLSKDRRLASPTAKPEGLYLVKVTYPNIFNLPNTSIGPFFIY, from the coding sequence ATGAATAGAACAGTTAATTATGTAAAAATTGCATTAGGGATTGAATATCAAGGTAGTAATTATCATGGGTGGCAATATCAAAAGTCAGCATTAAATGTTCAAGAAAAATTAGAATCAGCATTATCAACTATAGCTGATCATAGAATAAATGTTTTTTGTGCAGGAAGAACTGATTCTGGTGTGCATAGTACTGGGCAGGTAGTTCATTTTTATACCTCTTCTGTAAGAAGTCGTAGTTCTTGGATTTTTGGAGTAAATCGATACTTACCAAGAGATATCTCTGTGCTATGGAAGAAAGAAGTCCCGGAATTTTTTCATGCGCGTCATAGTGCTTTATCTCGTAGATATCGTTATATAATTTATAATTATAAATATCGTTCATCTATTTTTTCGAAGGGATTATATAATTTTTATAAAAAGTTAGATATTTCAAAGATGAATCGTGCTGCTCAATATTTGATTGGTGAACACGATTTTACTTCATTTAGAGCTATTAATTGTCAATCAGTTAGTTCTATTCGTAAAATTATATCTTTAAAAGTGTTTAGCATACATCGATTAGTAATTATTGATATTACGGCAAATGCTTTTTTATATCATATGGTGCGTAATATTGTAGGATGTTTAATGGAAATAGGTGTTTCTAAACGCAGTGAACATTGGATAAAGGAATTGTTGTTATCTAAGGATAGACGGTTGGCATCTCCTACGGCTAAACCTGAAGGTTTATATTTGGTAAAAGTAACTTATCCTAATATTTTTAATTTACCGAATACGTCGATTGGTCCTTTTTTCATATATTAA